The genomic segment TGTAGAGACAGAGACAGACCTCTTTGGTGAGCAGGCTGTACTTTGCGGTGGTGTTTGCGCACTTATGCAGGCTGGTTTCGAAACACTTGTTGAAGCTGGTTATGATCCAAGAAATGCATACTTTGAATGTATTCATGAAATGAAACTGATCGTAGACCTGATTTATCAGTCAGGATTCGCAGGAATGAGATATTCTATCTCCAACACTGCTGAATATGGTGATTACATCACAGGACCTAAGATCATCACAGAAGATACAAAGAAAGCTATGAAGAAAATTCTTTCTGATATCCAGGATGGTACATTTGCAAAAGACTTCTTACTTGATATGTCTGATGCAGGTGCACAGGTTCACTTCAAAGCTATGAGAAAGAAAGCTTCTGAGCATCAGTCTGAGAAAGTTGGCGAAGAAATCCGTAAACTTTACAGCTGGAATGGTGAAGACAAACTCATCAACAACTAATCTGAATATGATTAAATTAAAATCCCCTGCTGAATGGCAGGGGATTTTTTATGTTATAGGAAATTACTCCGTAATGTTCCTATAACATAAAAAAGCCCTCCGGGCAGGATCGCACTGCGACGGAGAGGAATTATGTCGCTGAAGCGACCCGCCACAGGCGGAGAATCCTGCAAGCAGGATTCTTTCTTGTATGTACTGACTCAATGATGGTTGTTTGTTCTGTATTATGCAATTCTTAAGATTATGCATAATATAACAAGATGCAAATCAATCTCAGCATTTTATAATTCGACAATCTGTCCTTTTTTTACGTCATATCTGCAGTACTTACCATTTCCGGAAATAAATGGCTGATATGTATCTGTCCTGTTATCTTTAAGATATACAATTCCGGTAGCGATCATCTCCACTAATGAAAAGCGTTCGCTGAGACTGGAAATCCACTTATATGTTTTGTTCTTTGATGAACTTGCCATAACCATATTGTAGGCATGTCCGTCTTCGGTGGCTTCCAGAGAAAAATATACTTTCTCTGCCTTATCAGGAGCATCGAAGACCTGACTTGTAATATAGGAAGAAAAATTGGTGCTTACAAAATTTCGGAAAGATTTTATATCATAAGTGATTCCGGATACTTCGTCTGTGATTTTATCTCCGCGTTCCAGACGAGTTTTAATAATCTTTAGTACCTCTACAGTCCAGTTGATAAAAGAGATACTACTGTAATTCATACTTTCCATCAACTGTTCGATTAGTTTGCGTGACAGGATATTGGAGCGTATTGCCTCATCATAAAGTTCTTTGTTCATGACATTTTCCCTCTTTTTTGATTATTTGTAACTATTCAGCAGTCTACTATCCCGCGAGGTGTTTTGGCATGAACATGCCAAAATCCCGAGACATACAAGTCAAAATCCCATCGCCGAAGGCGATTTTTAATGGATTTTGACTCGTAACTGTGAAGGTACTGAACAGTTACGATTATTTTATGTTTGTTATAGTGTTTCCGCACATTTCTATGTTATACTGATTATAAATCTGTTTGTTGTAAAATGCAACAAAAAACGGACGAATAAATAAAAATATTTGTGAACAGTAACGAATATATTGTTGCCTGTATTTTTGTTTCTCGGAACGATAATGAGACATAAGGAAAATTGAGGAGGATAAAATGGAGATAGAAGAAGAGTTTATTTCGGGATTTTGCAGAACATGTAATGGAGGGCAGACTGTCTGCTGCGAATATACGATGGAAGGAGATAAAAGAACCCTCACATTTATGGATTGTGCACATGACAGATGTGTGAATTATGCTGCCTGTGAAATCTACAAACAGGCACATGAAATGGAACGATAAGAATATGTGAGGGTGTACGAAAAGCAGTGAACTGCGAAATGTATTGCTGAGAACGGAGGGGATAGTAACCCGCAAATGCTGTAATTATCGGATTAACCGGAGTTAGAATCAAACATATATGAAAAATAGGCATCTTTGAATGCAGAATAGTTATTTCTGGAAATAGGGACAGAGGAAATGCCGGTAGTGACCATAGTTCTTGTGAACTGTTTTATGTGCGACAGGTTTACAATATAGCTTCGGTGACATTTAAAGAATCCTTTTGCCGGAGTAAAGACCCCTTCACACTTTGCAAATAATTCGCGGATTTTTAAAGTAGTTCCATTTGAAAGGCAGACCAGAACCTGTTTATTCTGAGCTTCCAGATAATCTACATCATTGAGCGTAATTGAGCAGAATCCGTCTGCAGTATGTGCGACGAAAATTTTCGCCGGAACATGATAAGTTTTAAAAAAATCATCCATAACAGAAAAAAGTTTCAGAGTATTTACTGGTTTTAAAAGATAATGAAAAGCTTTTACATCATAGGAATCCAGGGCAAATTCTCTGGAAGAAGTCAAAAAAATCACAGGAACAGTCAGTCCCATGCTGCGTATTTCTCTTGCTGTATCTATGCCGTTTAATAATGGCATGATGATGTCG from the Blautia wexlerae DSM 19850 genome contains:
- a CDS encoding LytR/AlgR family response regulator transcription factor, translating into MNIAICDDEILFTRELSSLLTHWAEKNDFSLTLYPYSNGDDLLTALRTIPVDLIFLDIIMPLLNGIDTAREIRSMGLTVPVIFLTSSREFALDSYDVKAFHYLLKPVNTLKLFSVMDDFFKTYHVPAKIFVAHTADGFCSITLNDVDYLEAQNKQVLVCLSNGTTLKIRELFAKCEGVFTPAKGFFKCHRSYIVNLSHIKQFTRTMVTTGISSVPISRNNYSAFKDAYFSYMFDSNSG